A DNA window from Candidatus Sulfidibacterium hydrothermale contains the following coding sequences:
- a CDS encoding aminodeoxychorismate synthase component I has translation MKWLILFPVKKESISAYVREKMNRWGKSGRPFLFVLDFALQQPEIFPLDEISNKDILFDIQGVKNFSPAANTKIKPADFRIYPVSKDRYCQAFNQVQKYIRRGDTFLLNLTMPHRIDTHLNLKQLFFNSKAKYKIWFRDRFVCFSPEIFIQTQSNLIRSFPMKGTIDARIKNAREKLLASPKERAEHFTIVDLIRNDLSIVAKNVKVNRFRYIDHIQTHKNDILQMSSEIEGTIRPEFKKSPGDLLFALLPAGSISGAPKKKTLEIIRETEKYDRGFYTGIMGIFDGQNINSGVMIRFIEKTEKGLVYKSGGGITALSNCEEEYNELIDKIYVPFH, from the coding sequence ATGAAATGGTTAATTTTGTTTCCTGTGAAAAAAGAATCCATTTCTGCATACGTCCGGGAAAAAATGAACCGGTGGGGAAAAAGCGGCCGGCCTTTTCTGTTTGTCCTGGATTTTGCATTACAACAACCGGAAATTTTTCCTTTGGATGAAATCAGCAACAAGGATATTCTGTTTGATATACAGGGGGTTAAAAATTTTTCTCCTGCTGCAAATACCAAAATAAAACCGGCTGATTTTCGCATTTATCCGGTTTCCAAAGATCGCTATTGCCAGGCGTTCAACCAGGTTCAAAAATACATCCGCAGAGGAGATACTTTTTTGCTCAACCTCACCATGCCCCACCGGATTGATACTCACTTAAACCTGAAACAACTTTTTTTCAACAGTAAGGCAAAATACAAAATATGGTTTCGTGATCGTTTTGTCTGTTTCTCACCCGAGATCTTTATCCAAACACAATCAAACCTTATCCGGTCATTTCCCATGAAAGGAACCATCGATGCCCGGATAAAAAATGCCCGCGAAAAATTACTGGCCAGCCCAAAAGAACGAGCCGAACACTTTACTATTGTTGATCTGATCCGCAACGATTTAAGCATCGTAGCAAAAAATGTGAAAGTAAACCGTTTCCGATACATTGATCACATACAAACACATAAAAACGACATCTTGCAAATGAGTTCTGAAATAGAGGGGACAATACGGCCCGAATTTAAAAAATCGCCCGGGGACCTCTTATTTGCTCTGTTGCCGGCCGGTTCCATTTCCGGAGCTCCCAAAAAGAAAACACTCGAGATCATCCGGGAGACGGAAAAATATGACCGAGGATTCTACACCGGGATTATGGGAATTTTTGACGGACAAAATATCAACAGCGGCGTAATGATTCGCTTTATTGAGAAAACCGAAAAAGGCCTGGTTTACAAAAGCGGAGGCGGAATTACCGCTTTAAGTAACTGTGAAGAAGAATATAACGAACTAATCGACAAAATCTATGTGCCGTTTCATTGA
- a CDS encoding aminotransferase class IV, producing the protein MCRFIETIRLENGRFENLMFHQQRLDHTQRIHFGTSFNINLKEKLSKALKENFSDQPAGLFKCRIVYSKQIHEIRFIPYSFPSIQSLQMVKADTIEYSSKYENREQLNRLFALRKNADDILIVKNGRITDTSFCNVLFFNGKDWITPEHPLLKGTQRAALLYQEKIITASIRPEDLSLFSKIRLINAMIRFEDRLEFPVQNISQIIVEA; encoded by the coding sequence ATGTGCCGTTTCATTGAAACTATACGGCTTGAAAACGGCCGGTTCGAAAACCTTATGTTCCATCAACAACGCCTGGATCATACCCAGAGAATACATTTCGGGACATCTTTTAACATCAACCTGAAAGAAAAATTATCCAAAGCGCTGAAAGAAAATTTTTCGGACCAGCCTGCCGGATTATTCAAATGCAGAATTGTTTACAGCAAGCAAATACACGAAATTCGGTTCATTCCCTACTCCTTTCCTTCTATCCAAAGTTTGCAGATGGTAAAAGCAGATACCATCGAATATTCTTCGAAATATGAAAACAGAGAGCAATTAAATAGGCTTTTTGCATTACGGAAAAATGCCGATGATATTCTGATTGTAAAAAACGGACGGATTACCGACACCTCGTTTTGCAATGTATTATTTTTTAATGGTAAAGACTGGATTACACCCGAACATCCCCTTTTAAAAGGTACTCAAAGAGCGGCTTTGTTATACCAGGAAAAAATTATAACCGCTTCTATCCGTCCTGAAGATCTGTCGCTTTTTTCTAAAATCAGGCTTATCAATGCCATGATTCGATTTGAAGACCGGCTGGAGTTTCCTGTGCAAAATATTTCTCAAATCATTGTTGAAGCATAA
- the mce gene encoding methylmalonyl-CoA epimerase: protein MKLTHIEHIGIAVKNLEEAITFYEEVLGLSCYRVEEVKDQKVKTAFFKVGQTKIELLESTDPNGPIAKFIDKKGEGIHHLAFAVENIDETLKEAAEKGVRLIDTSPRKGAEELEIAFLHPHSTFGVLTEFCEKKSK from the coding sequence ATGAAACTCACACATATTGAACACATTGGCATTGCCGTAAAAAATCTTGAAGAGGCTATAACATTTTACGAAGAGGTTTTGGGATTATCCTGTTACCGGGTAGAAGAGGTAAAAGATCAGAAAGTGAAAACCGCTTTTTTCAAAGTAGGACAAACTAAAATTGAACTTCTTGAAAGTACCGATCCCAATGGTCCCATTGCAAAATTCATCGACAAAAAAGGAGAAGGAATACATCACCTTGCTTTTGCAGTGGAAAATATTGATGAAACATTAAAAGAAGCCGCTGAAAAAGGGGTGAGACTGATTGATACTTCTCCGAGAAAAGGTGCCGAAGAATTGGAGATTGCTTTTCTTCATCCCCATTCAACATTTGGTGTATTAACCGAATTTTGTGAGAAGAAGTCAAAATAA
- the udk gene encoding uridine kinase, translated as MLIIGIAGGSGSGKTTVVKKIVASLPQDSVAVISQDSYYYDNGDLSPEEKLKINFDHPNSIEWPLLIQHIHALQQGENIEMPIYSYVTCARAKETQTVKPKDVIIVEGILILTHPELRKLLDVKLFVSTDSDERLMRIIRRDIQERGRNYDDALTHYATYVKPMHQQFIEPTKLFADVIIPEGGKNRVAIDMVVSQIKLNLKETKNET; from the coding sequence ATGCTCATTATTGGTATTGCCGGGGGAAGCGGCTCAGGAAAAACAACCGTAGTAAAAAAAATAGTGGCTTCATTGCCCCAGGATTCGGTAGCCGTGATCTCGCAAGATTCATATTATTATGACAATGGCGACTTAAGTCCTGAAGAAAAGCTGAAGATCAATTTTGACCATCCTAATTCTATTGAATGGCCGCTTTTAATTCAGCATATCCATGCACTCCAGCAAGGAGAAAACATCGAAATGCCCATTTATTCCTATGTTACCTGCGCCCGGGCTAAAGAAACCCAAACGGTAAAACCGAAAGATGTTATTATTGTAGAAGGTATTTTGATCCTCACCCATCCGGAATTAAGAAAATTACTGGATGTAAAATTGTTTGTTTCTACTGACAGCGACGAGCGACTTATGCGAATTATCCGGCGAGACATTCAGGAACGCGGCCGAAATTACGATGATGCTTTAACTCATTATGCCACGTATGTAAAACCGATGCACCAACAGTTTATTGAGCCAACGAAACTATTTGCCGACGTAATTATTCCGGAAGGAGGGAAAAACAGAGTAGCTATTGATATGGTAGTATCTCAAATAAAATTAAACTTAAAAGAAACAAAGAATGAAACTTGA
- a CDS encoding ligand-binding sensor domain-containing protein, producing the protein MKLEPKRILVLGIFAVMLTVFFSTTSCNKNPGPGGVGQWTYYSSANSGLINNEITCFTQDQRGNIWIGTQYGFSMFDGSHFTNWQEKDGLIYHKITSIAVDQNGNVWLGTPLGVSKFDGAHFTNYTTDNGLISNDVHSIAVDADNVIWIGTAEGVCAFDGQQWTYYEKSGGEALVNNHVRSVMVDKNQHKWFGTEYGVSEFYNGTWTTYLSPKALANYVFSVFEDSKGNIWFGTMAGALRMDPQGNQITLTTENGLAYNQVECIAEDDRGVMWFGTQFGVSEYNGTSITNYTATNGLAANWTTAILKTATGDLWFGSVNKGISVLHFTE; encoded by the coding sequence ATGAAACTTGAGCCCAAACGAATATTAGTTTTGGGAATCTTTGCCGTTATGCTAACGGTTTTTTTCAGCACAACGTCCTGCAACAAAAATCCGGGACCCGGAGGTGTTGGACAATGGACATATTACTCTTCAGCCAATTCCGGTTTAATCAATAACGAAATTACCTGTTTTACCCAGGATCAACGGGGAAACATCTGGATTGGCACCCAATATGGCTTTTCGATGTTTGACGGAAGCCATTTTACCAATTGGCAGGAAAAAGATGGTTTAATTTATCATAAAATTACTTCCATTGCAGTGGACCAAAATGGAAATGTCTGGTTGGGAACCCCGCTTGGCGTTTCTAAATTCGACGGAGCCCATTTTACCAATTACACTACGGACAATGGTTTAATTTCTAATGATGTACACTCCATTGCCGTAGATGCTGACAATGTGATTTGGATTGGAACCGCCGAAGGAGTTTGTGCTTTTGACGGACAACAATGGACATATTACGAAAAAAGCGGAGGAGAAGCGCTGGTAAATAATCATGTACGATCGGTTATGGTGGATAAAAACCAACACAAGTGGTTTGGAACCGAGTACGGAGTTTCTGAATTTTATAATGGAACCTGGACTACTTATCTTTCTCCTAAAGCGCTGGCCAATTATGTTTTTTCTGTTTTTGAAGATTCAAAAGGGAATATTTGGTTTGGCACCATGGCCGGAGCACTACGAATGGACCCCCAGGGAAACCAAATTACCCTCACTACGGAAAATGGCTTGGCTTATAATCAGGTAGAATGTATAGCAGAAGATGACCGCGGGGTGATGTGGTTTGGAACACAGTTTGGCGTTTCTGAATACAATGGAACTTCCATCACAAATTATACAGCAACAAATGGCCTGGCTGCCAACTGGACTACTGCCATTTTAAAAACGGCTACCGGAGATCTTTGGTTCGGTTCGGTTAATAAAGGAATATCCGTTCTACATTTTACAGAATAA
- a CDS encoding T9SS type A sorting domain-containing protein — MKEQGSVLRFFFLSVLFLTFYGVLMGQTPFIKVIQPNGGESWAVGTTHLISWNDNFTQPVKIMLSTDNGQHYQTIANSVEGTTWSWEISKNQEISENCLIKVVSTVNDQYADESNYTFAITAVPEKSKIHVIQPNVKNIEWAVGTTHKISWNTNLSGKVDLYLIHCEPDGSETQPQDSILISKDVLGSTYDWEITNATKYPVYGYYKIRVSSSSDTTVTDLSNNTFAITALPKGSFIKVLQPNVKHIEWAVGTTHKISWNTNLSGKVDLYLIHCEPDGSETQPQDSILISKDVLGSTYDWEITNATKYPVYGYYKIRVSSSSDTTVTDLSNNTFAITALPKGSFIKVLQPNVKHIEWAVGTTHKISWNTNLSGKVDLYLIHCEPDGSETQPQDSILISKDVLGSTYDWEITNATKYPVYGYYKIRVSSSSDTTVTDLSNNTFAITALPKGSFIKVLQPNVKHIEWAVGTTHKISWNTNLSGKVDLYLIHCEPDGSETQPQDSILISKDILGSTYDWEITNATKYPVYGYYKIRVSSSSDTTVTDLSNNTFAITALPKGTFLTIIKPSDYDTLLIGSQYLISWNTNYRGKFKLYLVDISSVTTPGAKPWVSYLGSTTGTTFGWTVPDTVRISHGYAICISNSDSTLVRQSGLFIVRKVKGTITVLSPNGGEKWAAGSTHLISWKSNVLGKFNIGIIRPGGGSDLTAIATNVPGSTYAWTLPDIQGDLEVIVSSVDNPNIFDISDSVFHVLLYPPGSFIHVIQPDGGEKWQIGSSHLISWNTNLSGPFVIHLIKANDATANYVLADSVMGTTWSWKIDTTINGISIGPGSDYKIRIFDKKFGVLFGESDTCFTLLATPVIDAYPNPVATQLTLKFDNKDNENYSLALYNRYYLKVFSRKVNTAFEKELRINTANLPNGIYFLRLVSEKGIISRKIVVQH; from the coding sequence ATGAAAGAACAAGGATCTGTTTTACGGTTTTTCTTTTTGTCTGTCCTGTTTTTGACTTTTTATGGCGTATTAATGGGGCAAACGCCATTTATAAAAGTGATTCAGCCAAACGGAGGAGAAAGTTGGGCTGTTGGGACAACACATCTCATTTCTTGGAATGATAATTTTACCCAACCGGTAAAAATTATGTTGAGTACCGATAATGGACAGCATTATCAGACGATTGCCAATTCGGTAGAAGGAACTACCTGGAGTTGGGAGATTTCTAAGAATCAGGAAATCTCGGAAAACTGCTTAATAAAGGTCGTAAGTACGGTAAATGATCAGTATGCCGACGAAAGCAATTATACTTTTGCGATAACAGCAGTTCCGGAAAAAAGTAAGATTCATGTTATTCAGCCAAATGTAAAGAACATTGAATGGGCAGTAGGGACGACGCATAAGATATCGTGGAATACAAATCTTTCCGGGAAAGTGGATCTTTACCTGATACACTGCGAACCGGATGGTAGTGAGACTCAGCCACAGGATTCGATATTGATTAGCAAGGATGTTTTAGGCAGCACTTATGACTGGGAGATAACCAATGCGACGAAGTATCCGGTTTACGGTTATTATAAAATACGAGTGAGCAGCAGTTCCGATACCACGGTAACCGATTTGAGCAATAATACGTTTGCGATTACTGCCTTGCCGAAAGGAAGTTTTATCAAAGTACTTCAGCCGAATGTAAAACATATTGAATGGGCAGTAGGGACGACGCATAAGATATCGTGGAATACAAATCTTTCCGGGAAAGTGGATCTTTACCTGATACACTGCGAACCGGATGGTAGTGAGACTCAGCCACAGGATTCGATATTGATTAGCAAGGATGTTTTAGGCAGCACTTATGACTGGGAGATAACCAATGCGACGAAGTATCCGGTTTACGGTTATTATAAAATACGAGTGAGCAGCAGTTCCGATACCACGGTAACCGATTTGAGCAATAATACGTTTGCGATTACTGCCTTGCCGAAAGGAAGTTTTATCAAAGTACTTCAGCCGAATGTAAAACATATTGAATGGGCAGTAGGGACGACGCATAAGATATCGTGGAATACAAATCTTTCCGGGAAAGTGGATCTTTACCTGATACACTGCGAACCGGATGGTAGTGAGACTCAGCCACAGGATTCGATATTGATTAGCAAGGATGTTTTAGGCAGCACTTATGACTGGGAGATAACCAATGCGACGAAGTATCCGGTTTACGGTTATTATAAAATACGGGTGAGCAGCAGTTCCGATACCACGGTAACCGATTTGAGCAATAATACGTTTGCGATTACTGCCTTGCCGAAAGGAAGTTTTATCAAAGTACTTCAGCCGAATGTAAAACATATTGAATGGGCAGTAGGGACGACGCATAAGATATCGTGGAATACAAATCTTTCCGGGAAAGTGGATCTTTACCTGATACACTGCGAACCGGATGGTAGTGAGACTCAGCCACAGGATTCGATATTGATTAGCAAGGATATTTTAGGCAGTACTTATGACTGGGAGATAACCAATGCGACGAAGTATCCGGTTTACGGTTATTATAAAATACGGGTGAGCAGCAGTTCCGATACCACGGTAACCGACTTGAGCAATAATACGTTTGCGATTACTGCCTTGCCAAAAGGAACTTTTTTAACTATTATAAAACCATCAGATTATGACACCTTGTTGATCGGGTCACAATATCTGATATCCTGGAATACAAATTATCGTGGAAAATTTAAACTTTATCTCGTAGATATTTCCAGTGTTACTACGCCAGGTGCAAAGCCGTGGGTTTCTTATTTAGGATCAACGACAGGTACTACTTTTGGTTGGACGGTTCCGGATACGGTGCGTATTTCACATGGCTATGCGATATGTATCAGCAACAGCGATAGTACACTGGTGCGTCAAAGTGGACTTTTTATAGTCCGGAAAGTGAAAGGAACAATTACCGTGCTGAGTCCAAACGGCGGTGAAAAGTGGGCTGCCGGTTCCACTCATCTGATTTCATGGAAAAGTAATGTTCTCGGGAAATTTAACATTGGTATTATAAGACCTGGAGGAGGATCCGATTTAACGGCGATTGCCACCAATGTTCCCGGGTCAACTTATGCCTGGACTTTGCCTGATATACAGGGGGACCTGGAAGTTATTGTTAGCAGTGTGGATAACCCGAATATTTTTGATATAAGTGATAGTGTTTTTCATGTTTTACTTTATCCGCCGGGTTCGTTTATTCATGTTATTCAACCTGATGGTGGTGAAAAATGGCAAATTGGATCTTCTCATCTGATTTCGTGGAATACCAACCTGTCAGGACCTTTCGTCATTCATCTTATAAAGGCAAACGATGCTACAGCTAATTATGTTCTTGCGGATAGTGTTATGGGAACAACCTGGAGCTGGAAAATTGATACAACAATAAATGGCATTTCGATAGGCCCTGGCTCTGATTATAAGATCAGAATTTTTGATAAAAAGTTTGGTGTTTTATTCGGGGAAAGCGATACCTGTTTCACCCTGCTGGCTACTCCTGTTATTGATGCCTATCCGAATCCTGTGGCGACACAACTTACTTTAAAATTTGATAATAAGGATAATGAAAATTATTCCTTGGCGCTTTACAATCGTTATTACTTAAAAGTATTTTCTCGAAAAGTAAATACAGCTTTTGAGAAGGAGTTGAGAATTAATACGGCAAATCTCCCCAACGGCATTTATTTCCTGCGGTTGGTTTCCGAAAAGGGAATTATTTCACGGAAAATTGTAGTTCAGCATTAG